The following proteins come from a genomic window of Kitasatospora cineracea:
- a CDS encoding type I polyketide synthase, whose protein sequence is MRNRSLDVAVTGLHARLPGPADPAKWWAALCAGEALTSTLDPDDLAARGVPRHLLDDPAYVPVRGLLEDAERFDAELFGISPREAELIDPQHRLMLEASWAALEDAGRNPLADRLRTAVFASSSSSKYLPRILGNPAATADTLAALHVGTGRDFMAGRIAYRLGLQGPAVNVLTACSSSLVAVHLAVQALNAGDCDQAVVVAASVGFPQAGHTHLRGGIMSADGRCRPFDARATGTVGGSGVLAVVLRRFEDLGTRSACHGVILGSAVNNDGSAKAGFNAPAPQGQSAVIRAALRSGDVAPGSLGYVETHGTGTYVGDPIEWSALSAALRGAGLAGSIPVGALKANIGHLDAAAGLAALYKALLVLKHGQVPPVANFETLNPLLADLDSPLRVPTETSAWQGPEPRRAGVSSFGIGGTNAHVIVEQAPAAPAAEAPAAAAPAGRTSVLTLSAVRPESLEPTAARLAGALAEPGTDPADAAFTLRAGRAPLAERLAVVGRTGPELAAALRTGPRRVRGRVPQGGPRPLVFLLPGQGAQRPGMALPFQAQLPGFQDELDRCLDAMEPFSAGLAEKAGRALRDPDFPAELLRATELAQPALFALEYAAVRALDGIGLRPVALAGHSLGEVTAACLAGVLDLAAAIELVAVRAAGMQACPPGAMLALSCSEADARALLAEPPTATSGLEVAAVNGPGSCVLSGPAASVRALEERLAGRIPARRLRTSHAFHSAAMEPAAEALRAHLAGRTGGRSTLPHVSTLDGTVVPAGTEVPLTALAEGVRRTVRFGAGIAALRELYPGALAVEVGPGQALAGMAAAAGLESLPLVPGKDPRPEDELALALAGLWAEGQPVELSALIPAGRRLHLPGTTFGGGRHVAPETDWPTAPAPAPQTPAPASEPPAPEPPAAAVAPPSPAAAVADAWRELLGHPDLTEDAEFVASGGDSLLAIRLARRLEQLFTVQVPLRDLLLARTMGDHARLVERLMTPSQKEATDE, encoded by the coding sequence GTGAGGAACCGTTCCCTGGACGTCGCCGTCACCGGCCTGCACGCCCGGCTCCCCGGCCCGGCCGACCCGGCGAAGTGGTGGGCGGCGCTCTGCGCGGGCGAGGCGCTCACCAGCACCCTCGACCCCGACGACCTCGCGGCCCGGGGCGTGCCCCGCCACCTGCTCGACGACCCGGCCTACGTCCCGGTCCGGGGCCTGCTGGAGGACGCCGAACGGTTCGACGCCGAGCTGTTCGGGATCAGCCCCCGCGAGGCCGAACTCATCGACCCGCAGCACCGGCTGATGCTGGAGGCGAGCTGGGCGGCGCTCGAGGACGCCGGCCGCAACCCGCTCGCGGACCGGCTGCGCACCGCCGTCTTCGCCTCCTCCTCCAGCAGCAAGTACCTGCCGCGGATCCTCGGCAACCCGGCCGCCACGGCCGACACCCTGGCCGCCCTGCACGTCGGCACCGGCCGGGACTTCATGGCCGGCCGGATCGCCTACCGGCTCGGCCTGCAGGGCCCGGCGGTCAACGTGCTGACGGCCTGCTCCTCCTCGCTGGTCGCCGTCCACCTGGCCGTCCAGGCACTGAACGCCGGCGACTGCGACCAGGCCGTGGTGGTGGCCGCCTCGGTGGGCTTCCCGCAGGCCGGGCACACCCACCTGCGCGGCGGCATCATGTCCGCCGACGGCCGCTGCCGCCCCTTCGACGCCCGGGCGACCGGCACGGTCGGCGGCTCGGGCGTGCTCGCCGTGGTGCTGCGCCGCTTCGAGGACCTCGGGACGCGGAGCGCCTGCCACGGCGTCATCCTCGGCTCGGCCGTCAACAACGACGGCTCGGCGAAGGCCGGGTTCAACGCCCCCGCCCCGCAGGGGCAGAGCGCCGTCATCCGGGCCGCGCTGCGCTCCGGCGACGTGGCGCCCGGCTCGCTCGGGTACGTCGAGACGCACGGCACCGGCACCTACGTCGGCGACCCGATCGAGTGGTCCGCGCTCTCCGCCGCCCTGCGCGGCGCCGGCCTGGCCGGCAGCATCCCGGTGGGCGCGCTCAAGGCGAACATCGGGCACCTCGACGCGGCCGCCGGACTGGCCGCGCTGTACAAGGCCCTGCTGGTCCTGAAGCACGGCCAGGTACCGCCGGTGGCCAACTTCGAAACCCTCAACCCGCTGCTCGCGGACCTCGACTCGCCGCTGCGGGTGCCCACCGAGACCTCCGCCTGGCAGGGCCCCGAGCCCCGCCGGGCCGGCGTCAGCTCCTTCGGGATCGGCGGGACGAACGCGCACGTCATCGTCGAGCAGGCCCCCGCAGCCCCGGCAGCGGAGGCCCCGGCGGCAGCGGCCCCGGCCGGGCGGACCTCGGTCCTCACCCTCTCCGCGGTCCGGCCGGAGAGCCTGGAGCCGACCGCGGCCCGACTCGCCGGAGCACTGGCCGAACCGGGAACGGACCCCGCCGACGCCGCCTTCACCCTGCGGGCCGGCCGGGCCCCGCTGGCCGAACGGCTCGCGGTGGTCGGCCGGACCGGCCCGGAACTCGCCGCGGCCCTGCGCACCGGCCCCCGGCGGGTCCGCGGCCGGGTGCCGCAGGGCGGCCCGCGCCCGCTGGTCTTCCTGCTCCCCGGACAGGGCGCCCAGCGCCCCGGCATGGCCCTGCCCTTCCAAGCACAACTCCCCGGATTCCAGGACGAGTTGGACCGCTGCCTGGACGCCATGGAGCCCTTCTCGGCCGGACTGGCCGAGAAGGCCGGACGGGCCCTGCGCGACCCGGACTTCCCCGCCGAACTGCTGCGCGCCACCGAACTGGCCCAGCCCGCGCTGTTCGCCCTGGAGTACGCCGCGGTCCGCGCCCTGGACGGGATCGGACTGCGCCCGGTCGCCCTGGCCGGGCACAGCCTCGGCGAGGTGACGGCCGCCTGCCTGGCCGGGGTCCTGGACCTCGCGGCGGCGATCGAACTGGTCGCCGTCCGGGCGGCCGGCATGCAGGCCTGCCCGCCCGGCGCGATGCTGGCGCTCTCCTGCTCCGAGGCCGACGCCCGCGCCCTGCTGGCCGAACCGCCGACCGCGACCAGCGGCCTGGAGGTCGCGGCGGTGAACGGCCCGGGCTCCTGCGTGCTGAGCGGCCCCGCCGCCTCCGTCCGGGCCCTGGAGGAGCGGCTCGCCGGACGGATCCCGGCCCGGCGCCTGCGCACCTCGCACGCCTTCCACTCCGCCGCGATGGAACCCGCCGCCGAGGCCCTGCGCGCCCACCTGGCCGGCCGCACCGGCGGCCGGAGCACCCTGCCTCACGTCTCCACCCTGGACGGCACGGTGGTGCCGGCCGGCACCGAAGTCCCGCTGACCGCCCTCGCCGAGGGCGTCCGCCGGACGGTGCGCTTCGGCGCGGGCATCGCCGCCCTGCGCGAGCTGTACCCCGGCGCGCTGGCCGTGGAGGTCGGACCCGGCCAGGCCCTCGCCGGGATGGCGGCCGCCGCCGGGCTGGAGAGCCTCCCCCTGGTACCGGGGAAGGACCCCCGGCCCGAGGACGAACTCGCCCTCGCGCTGGCCGGGTTGTGGGCCGAGGGCCAGCCCGTCGAACTGTCCGCGCTGATCCCGGCCGGCCGCCGGCTGCACCTGCCCGGCACCACCTTCGGCGGCGGGCGCCACGTCGCCCCGGAGACGGACTGGCCGACCGCCCCCGCCCCGGCTCCGCAGACCCCCGCCCCGGCTTCGGAGCCCCCGGCCCCGGAACCTCCGGCGGCCGCCGTCGCCCCGCCCTCCCCGGCCGCGGCGGTGGCCGACGCCTGGCGCGAACTCCTCGGCCACCCCGACCTCACCGAGGACGCGGAGTTCGTCGCCAGCGGCGGCGACTCGCTGCTCGCCATCCGGCTGGCCCGCCGGCTGGAACAGCTCTTCACGGTGCAGGTCCCGCTCCGGGACCTGCTGCTGGCCCGCACCATGGGCGACCACGCCCGGCTCGTCGAACGGCTCATGACGCCGTCGCAGAAGGAGGCAACGGATGAGTAG